In Nocardioides sp. zg-1228, a single window of DNA contains:
- the prfB gene encoding peptide chain release factor 2, with translation MAGIDYDAEIKQLRATMKTIGQVLDLDKMRGEIADLGEQVAAPDLWDDVASATRITGRLSALQGELDRFTGLEARIEDLALMVEMAQEEGDADSLADSEAELARIKKSVESLEIRTLLSGEYDEREAIVTIRSGAGGVDAADFAEMLMRMYTRWAEQHKYGVEVYDVSYAEEAGIKSAEFAIHAPYAYGTLSVEAGTHRLVRISPFDNQGRRQTSFAAVEVVPVLEQTDEIEVDENDIRTDVFRSGGPGGQSVNTTDSAVRLTHIPTGIVVSCQNEKSQLQNKASAMVVLKAKLLAKKKAEEAALKKDLKGDVAASWGDQMRNYVLNPYQIVKDLRTGHESGNPSAVFDGDLDDFMEAGIRWRRGAEKVDA, from the coding sequence GTGGCAGGCATCGACTACGACGCAGAGATCAAGCAGCTCCGGGCGACCATGAAGACCATCGGTCAGGTCCTCGACCTCGACAAGATGCGCGGCGAGATCGCCGACCTGGGCGAGCAGGTCGCCGCCCCCGACCTCTGGGACGACGTGGCGAGCGCCACCCGCATCACCGGCCGGCTCTCCGCCCTGCAGGGGGAGCTCGACCGCTTCACCGGCCTCGAGGCACGCATCGAGGACCTCGCGCTCATGGTCGAGATGGCGCAGGAGGAGGGCGACGCCGACTCGCTCGCCGACTCGGAGGCCGAGCTCGCCCGCATCAAGAAGTCGGTCGAGTCGCTCGAGATCCGCACCCTGCTGTCGGGGGAGTACGACGAGCGGGAGGCGATCGTCACGATCCGCTCGGGCGCCGGCGGCGTCGACGCGGCCGACTTCGCCGAGATGCTCATGCGGATGTACACGCGCTGGGCCGAGCAGCACAAGTACGGCGTCGAGGTCTACGACGTGTCCTACGCCGAGGAGGCGGGCATCAAGTCCGCCGAGTTCGCCATCCACGCGCCCTACGCCTACGGCACCCTGTCGGTCGAGGCCGGCACCCACCGCCTCGTGCGGATCAGCCCGTTCGACAACCAGGGCCGCCGGCAGACGTCGTTCGCCGCCGTCGAGGTGGTGCCGGTCCTCGAGCAGACCGACGAGATCGAGGTCGACGAGAACGACATCCGCACCGACGTCTTCCGCTCGGGCGGCCCGGGCGGCCAGTCGGTCAACACCACCGACTCCGCGGTCCGCCTGACCCACATCCCCACCGGCATCGTCGTGTCCTGCCAGAACGAGAAGTCGCAGCTGCAGAACAAGGCCTCCGCCATGGTGGTCCTCAAGGCCAAGCTGCTGGCGAAGAAGAAGGCCGAGGAGGCCGCGCTCAAGAAGGACCTCAAGGGCGACGTCGCCGCCAGCTGGGGCGACCAGATGCGCAACTACGTGCTCAACCCCTACCAGATCGTCAAGGACCTGCGCACCGGCCACGAGTCGGGCAACCCCAGCGCCGTCTTCGACGGTGACCTCGACGACTTCATGGAGGCCGGCATCCGCTGGCGCCGCGGGGCCGAGAAGGTCGACGCCTGA
- the treZ gene encoding malto-oligosyltrehalose trehalohydrolase — MRGPFDVWAPRPGRVRLHVAGEVVEMTRADDGWWSPTGPVPPVGDAVDYGYLLDDDPDPRPDPRSRRQPDGVHGLSRRDVDTHEWQDSAWTGRQLAGAVIYELHVGTFTPEGTFAAAAGRLDHLVDLGVDFVELMPVNAFNGTHNWGYDGVGWFAVHEGYGGPDGYRRLVDACHAKGLGVVQDVVHNHLGPSGNYLPLFGPYLKDGRNTWGDLVNLDGEGSAEVRRYILDNVRMWFEDYHVDALRLDAVHALSDTSEVHLLEEMAIETAAWSAHVRRPLTLIAESDLNDTLLVRPREAGGYGLDAQWSDDFHHAVHVALSGETTGYYADFAPLEALAKVCERGFFHDGTFSSFRERDHGAPVDTAHMPTWRLVVANQNHDQVGNRARGDRLAEHLDDDQLACAALLTLAGPFTPMLFMGEEWAASTPFAFFTSHPEPELGTATAEGRIAEFERMGWDRDEVLDPQDVATFHGSRLDWDERTEGRHAVLLDCYQRLGRLRRDLPQLTDPSFGSVSCMVEGLVFTMARGDLLVVVNTGDEPARVEVGERDVLFETPAGVDLGDGTLSVPGHAGALLGPATTFAGPAASP, encoded by the coding sequence GTGCGCGGCCCGTTCGACGTCTGGGCGCCGCGGCCCGGTCGCGTGCGCCTGCACGTCGCCGGCGAGGTGGTGGAGATGACCCGCGCCGACGACGGCTGGTGGAGTCCTACCGGGCCGGTGCCGCCGGTGGGTGACGCCGTCGACTACGGCTACCTCCTCGACGACGACCCCGACCCGCGGCCCGACCCGCGCTCGCGTCGCCAGCCCGACGGGGTGCACGGCCTGTCGCGGCGCGACGTCGACACCCACGAGTGGCAGGACTCGGCGTGGACCGGCCGCCAGCTCGCGGGGGCGGTGATCTACGAGCTGCACGTGGGCACGTTCACCCCGGAGGGCACGTTCGCCGCGGCTGCCGGGCGACTCGACCACCTGGTCGACCTCGGCGTCGACTTCGTCGAGCTGATGCCGGTCAACGCCTTCAACGGCACCCACAACTGGGGCTACGACGGCGTCGGCTGGTTCGCCGTGCACGAGGGGTACGGCGGCCCCGACGGCTACCGCCGCCTCGTCGACGCCTGCCACGCCAAGGGCCTCGGCGTCGTGCAGGACGTCGTCCACAACCACCTCGGCCCCTCGGGCAACTACCTGCCGCTGTTCGGGCCCTACCTCAAGGACGGCCGCAACACCTGGGGCGACCTGGTCAACCTCGACGGCGAGGGGTCGGCCGAGGTGCGCCGCTACATCCTCGACAACGTGCGGATGTGGTTCGAGGACTACCACGTCGACGCGCTGCGCCTCGACGCCGTGCACGCGCTCAGCGACACCTCCGAGGTGCACCTGCTCGAGGAGATGGCGATCGAGACCGCCGCCTGGTCCGCCCACGTGCGCCGCCCGCTGACGCTGATCGCCGAGTCCGACCTCAACGACACGCTGCTCGTGCGCCCGCGCGAGGCAGGCGGCTACGGGCTCGACGCCCAGTGGAGCGACGACTTCCACCACGCCGTGCACGTCGCGCTGAGCGGCGAGACCACCGGCTACTACGCCGACTTCGCGCCGCTCGAGGCGCTGGCCAAGGTGTGCGAGCGGGGCTTCTTCCACGACGGCACGTTCTCGTCGTTCCGCGAGCGCGACCACGGGGCGCCCGTCGACACCGCGCACATGCCGACCTGGCGCCTGGTCGTCGCCAACCAGAACCACGACCAGGTCGGCAACCGCGCCCGCGGCGACCGGCTCGCCGAGCACCTCGACGACGACCAGCTCGCCTGCGCGGCGCTGCTGACGCTGGCCGGGCCCTTCACCCCGATGCTCTTCATGGGCGAGGAGTGGGCCGCCTCGACGCCGTTCGCGTTCTTCACCTCCCACCCCGAGCCCGAGCTCGGCACGGCGACCGCCGAGGGCCGGATCGCCGAGTTCGAGAGGATGGGCTGGGACCGCGACGAGGTGCTCGACCCGCAGGACGTCGCCACCTTCCACGGCTCCCGGCTCGACTGGGACGAGCGGACCGAGGGGCGGCACGCGGTGCTGCTCGACTGCTACCAGCGCCTCGGCCGGCTGCGGCGCGACCTGCCCCAGCTCACTGACCCGTCGTTCGGCTCGGTCTCGTGCATGGTCGAGGGCCTGGTGTTCACCATGGCCCGCGGCGACCTGCTCGTCGTGGTCAACACCGGCGACGAGCCCGCCCGGGTCGAGGTGGGGGAGCGCGACGTGCTCTTCGAGACACCGGCGGGCGTCGACCTGGGCGACGGCACGTTGAGCGTGCCGGGCCACGCCGGGGCGCTGCTCGGTCCGGCCACAACTTTCGCCGGACCCGCCGCGTCTCCCTGA
- the treY gene encoding malto-oligosyltrehalose synthase — protein MTDAPTPSRPERRTPHSTYRLQISPDFTLHDAARVLPYLHDLGVDWVYLSPLLASEPGSTHGYDVVAFDHVDPERGGAEGLAALSAEARRLGMGVLVDIVPNHVGVATPAEGPWWWDVLRLGRGSEYASAFDVDWAAGDGRILIPVVGDDDEDAIHLAVSEAGEGEVRYHDHRFPLAPGTSTLEEQHYELVSWRAADDDLNYRRFFAVNTLAAVRVEDPEVFAETHAEVKRWFDEGLVDGLRVDHPDGLRDPKRYLDDLAALTGGAYVLVEKILEPGEHLPADWATAGTTGYDALALIDRLLTDPAGEAPLTALEDRLRGTSVDWAQMVHDNKRAVADGILRAEVLRITREVERVLESREEQAGPGADSDSVADAVAELLACFPVYRSYLPEGREHLDQAFAAARAHRPDLAATYDVLEPLLNDEWGQPARRFQQTSGMVMAKGVEDCSFYRWSRLTSLNEVGGDPSIFSVGVEEWHDAMAARQRDWPDAMVTLSTHDTKRGEDVRARITVLAEEPGHWERALDELLRLAPVPDPGFGSLLWQAVLGAAWTWETPDHLPDLRERLHGYAEKAMREAGDRTTWTEPDEAYEKQVHAAVDAIFDSEEVRAVLLDLAARIDAPAQANSLSAKLLAITMPGVPDVYQGSELWETSLVDPDNRRRVDFDHRVAVLAGTAEDDAATKLHVTCTALTLRRDRPELFTGYAPVGATGAAADHVVAYDRGGAIAVATRLPVGLAAAGGWGDTVLELPDGRWHDVLTGLDADGRLADLLAVHPVALLVKVG, from the coding sequence GTGACCGACGCCCCCACCCCCAGCCGGCCCGAGCGGCGTACGCCGCACAGCACCTACCGCCTCCAGATCAGCCCCGACTTCACGCTGCACGACGCGGCCCGGGTGCTGCCCTACCTCCACGACCTCGGTGTCGACTGGGTCTACCTGTCGCCGCTGCTGGCCTCCGAGCCCGGCAGCACGCACGGCTACGACGTCGTCGCCTTCGACCACGTCGACCCCGAGCGCGGCGGCGCCGAGGGCCTGGCCGCGCTGTCGGCCGAGGCCCGGCGCCTCGGCATGGGCGTGCTGGTCGACATCGTGCCCAACCACGTGGGGGTCGCCACCCCGGCGGAGGGCCCGTGGTGGTGGGACGTGCTCAGGCTGGGGCGCGGGTCCGAGTACGCGTCGGCGTTCGACGTCGACTGGGCCGCCGGCGACGGCCGCATCCTGATCCCCGTGGTCGGCGACGACGACGAGGACGCGATCCACCTCGCGGTGTCGGAGGCGGGGGAGGGCGAGGTGCGCTACCACGACCACCGCTTCCCGCTCGCCCCCGGCACGTCCACGCTGGAGGAGCAGCACTACGAGCTGGTCAGCTGGCGCGCGGCCGACGACGACCTCAACTACCGCCGGTTCTTCGCCGTCAACACCCTCGCCGCGGTGCGGGTGGAGGACCCCGAGGTCTTCGCCGAGACCCACGCCGAGGTGAAGCGGTGGTTCGACGAGGGCCTGGTCGACGGCCTGCGGGTCGACCACCCCGACGGCCTCCGCGACCCCAAGCGCTACCTCGACGACCTCGCCGCCCTCACCGGCGGCGCCTACGTGCTGGTGGAGAAGATCCTCGAGCCCGGCGAGCACCTGCCCGCCGACTGGGCGACCGCCGGCACCACCGGCTACGACGCGCTCGCGCTGATCGACCGCCTGCTGACCGACCCGGCCGGCGAGGCGCCGCTGACCGCGTTGGAGGACCGGCTGCGCGGCACCAGCGTCGACTGGGCGCAGATGGTCCACGACAACAAGCGCGCCGTCGCCGACGGGATCCTGCGCGCGGAGGTCCTGCGGATCACCCGCGAGGTCGAGCGCGTGCTGGAGTCGCGCGAGGAGCAGGCCGGGCCTGGTGCCGACTCCGACTCGGTGGCCGACGCGGTCGCCGAGCTGCTCGCCTGCTTCCCGGTCTACCGCTCCTACCTCCCCGAGGGCCGCGAGCACCTCGACCAGGCGTTCGCCGCCGCGCGTGCGCACCGCCCCGACCTCGCGGCGACGTACGACGTGCTGGAGCCGCTGCTCAACGACGAGTGGGGCCAGCCGGCACGCCGCTTCCAGCAGACCTCGGGCATGGTGATGGCCAAGGGTGTGGAGGACTGCTCGTTCTACCGGTGGTCGCGGCTGACGTCGCTCAACGAGGTCGGCGGCGACCCGTCGATCTTCTCCGTCGGCGTCGAGGAGTGGCACGACGCGATGGCCGCCCGCCAGCGCGACTGGCCCGACGCGATGGTCACGCTCTCGACCCACGACACCAAGCGCGGCGAGGACGTCCGCGCCCGCATCACCGTGCTCGCCGAGGAGCCCGGCCACTGGGAGCGGGCGCTCGACGAGCTGCTGCGGCTCGCGCCGGTCCCCGACCCGGGCTTCGGCTCACTGCTGTGGCAGGCGGTGCTCGGCGCAGCCTGGACCTGGGAGACGCCCGACCACCTGCCCGACCTGCGCGAGCGGCTCCACGGCTACGCCGAGAAGGCGATGCGGGAGGCCGGCGACCGCACCACCTGGACCGAGCCCGACGAGGCGTACGAGAAGCAGGTGCACGCGGCGGTCGATGCGATCTTCGACTCCGAGGAGGTGCGCGCGGTGCTCCTCGACCTCGCCGCGCGGATCGACGCACCCGCCCAGGCCAACTCGCTGTCGGCCAAGCTGCTCGCGATCACGATGCCGGGCGTGCCCGACGTCTACCAGGGCAGCGAGCTGTGGGAGACGTCGCTGGTCGACCCCGACAACCGCCGCCGGGTCGACTTCGACCACCGGGTCGCGGTGCTGGCCGGCACCGCCGAGGACGACGCGGCGACCAAGCTGCACGTCACCTGCACCGCCCTGACGCTGCGCCGCGACCGTCCCGAGCTGTTCACCGGCTACGCCCCGGTGGGCGCGACCGGCGCCGCGGCCGACCACGTCGTCGCCTACGACCGCGGCGGCGCGATCGCCGTCGCCACCCGGCTGCCCGTCGGGCTCGCCGCCGCCGGCGGCTGGGGCGACACCGTGCTGGAGCTCCCCGACGGCCGGTGGCACGACGTGCTCACCGGTCTCGACGCCGACGGCCGGCTCGCCGACCTGCTCGCCGTCCACCCCGTCGCCCTCCTCGTGAAGGTGGGCTGA
- the glgX gene encoding glycogen debranching protein GlgX — MIETWPGTAYPLGATFDGTGTNFALFSEVAERVELCLFDPDPDAPGGFVETRLEVTEVDAYVWHCYIPTVQPGQRYGYRVHGPWDPSRGLRCNPNKLLLDPYAKATAGEIDWDQSLFAYNFGDEDSRNDDDSAAHMTHGVVINPFFDWEGDRRLDIPYNESFIYEAHVKGLTQLHPDVPEEQRGTYAGLAHPSITAHLQKLGVTAIELMPVHQFVQDSTLLEKGLRNYWGYNTLAFLAPHADYASSKQGQQVQEFKAMVKAMHAAGIEVILDVVYNHTAEGNHLGPTLSFKGIDNAAYYRLVDDDQRYYMDYTGTGNTLNVRHPHSVQLIMDSLRYWVTEMHVDGFRFDLAATLAREFYDVDKLATFFEMVQQDPVVSQVKLIAEPWDIGPGGYQVGGFPPQWTEWNGAYRDTVRDFWRGEPSLGEFASRLAGSSDLYEHSGRRPFASINFVTAHDGFTLRDLVSYNEKHNEANGEDNNDGESHNRSWNHGVEGPTDDPEILQARAREQRNFIATLLLSQGVPMLLHGDELSRTQHGNNNTYAQDSEISWVHWDEADRPLIEFTAAVAGLRADHPTFHRKRFFTGNTVRTGDGERLNDIVWLDLDGAPMEDDDWEGGKAIGMYLNGNGIAGKDARGATITDDHFLLYFNADGPAQVTLPPEEYAAAWDVVIDTSGDADAGPTLKAGGTFDLDTHCVVVLREHSDEESSSDHSVAASLAARSGTDAS, encoded by the coding sequence ATGATCGAGACCTGGCCCGGCACTGCCTATCCCCTGGGAGCCACGTTCGACGGCACCGGCACCAACTTCGCGCTCTTCAGCGAGGTCGCCGAGCGCGTCGAGCTGTGCCTGTTCGACCCCGACCCGGACGCCCCCGGCGGCTTCGTCGAGACCCGGCTCGAGGTCACCGAGGTCGACGCCTACGTGTGGCACTGCTACATCCCGACGGTGCAGCCCGGCCAGCGCTACGGCTACCGCGTGCACGGGCCGTGGGACCCGTCCCGCGGGCTGCGCTGCAACCCCAACAAGCTGCTGCTCGACCCGTACGCCAAGGCGACCGCGGGCGAGATCGACTGGGACCAGTCGCTGTTCGCCTACAACTTCGGCGACGAGGACTCGCGCAACGACGACGACTCGGCCGCGCACATGACCCACGGCGTGGTGATCAACCCGTTCTTCGACTGGGAGGGCGACCGGCGCCTGGACATCCCCTACAACGAGTCGTTCATCTACGAGGCGCACGTCAAGGGCCTCACCCAGCTGCACCCCGACGTCCCGGAGGAGCAGCGCGGCACGTACGCCGGGCTGGCGCACCCGTCGATCACCGCCCACCTGCAGAAGCTCGGCGTCACCGCGATCGAGCTGATGCCGGTGCACCAGTTCGTGCAGGACTCCACCCTGCTCGAGAAGGGCCTGCGCAACTACTGGGGCTACAACACCCTGGCCTTCCTGGCCCCGCACGCCGACTACGCGTCGAGCAAGCAGGGCCAGCAGGTGCAGGAGTTCAAGGCGATGGTCAAGGCGATGCACGCCGCCGGCATCGAGGTCATCCTCGACGTCGTCTACAACCACACCGCCGAGGGCAACCACCTCGGCCCGACGCTGAGCTTCAAGGGCATCGACAACGCGGCCTACTACCGCCTCGTCGACGACGACCAGCGCTACTACATGGACTACACCGGCACCGGCAACACCCTCAACGTGCGCCACCCGCACTCGGTGCAGCTGATCATGGACTCGCTGCGCTACTGGGTCACCGAGATGCACGTCGACGGCTTCCGCTTCGACCTCGCCGCGACCCTGGCCCGCGAGTTCTACGACGTCGACAAGCTGGCGACGTTCTTCGAGATGGTGCAGCAGGACCCGGTCGTCAGCCAGGTCAAGCTCATCGCCGAGCCGTGGGACATCGGGCCCGGCGGCTACCAGGTCGGCGGCTTCCCGCCGCAGTGGACGGAGTGGAACGGCGCCTACCGCGACACCGTGCGCGACTTCTGGCGCGGTGAGCCGTCGCTGGGCGAGTTCGCCTCGCGGCTCGCCGGCTCCTCCGACCTCTACGAGCACTCCGGCCGGCGGCCCTTCGCCAGCATCAACTTCGTCACCGCCCACGACGGCTTCACGCTGCGCGACCTCGTGTCCTACAACGAGAAGCACAACGAGGCCAACGGCGAGGACAACAACGACGGCGAGAGCCACAACCGCTCGTGGAACCACGGTGTGGAGGGACCGACCGACGACCCGGAGATCCTGCAGGCGCGAGCGCGCGAGCAGCGCAACTTCATCGCGACCCTGCTGCTGAGCCAGGGCGTGCCGATGCTGCTGCACGGCGACGAGCTGAGCCGCACCCAGCACGGCAACAACAACACCTACGCCCAGGACAGCGAGATCAGCTGGGTGCACTGGGACGAGGCCGACCGGCCGCTGATCGAGTTCACCGCGGCGGTGGCCGGGCTGCGCGCCGACCACCCGACGTTCCACCGCAAGCGCTTCTTCACCGGCAACACCGTGCGCACCGGCGATGGCGAGCGCCTCAACGACATCGTGTGGCTCGACCTCGACGGCGCCCCGATGGAGGACGACGACTGGGAGGGCGGCAAGGCCATCGGGATGTACCTCAACGGCAACGGCATCGCCGGCAAGGACGCCCGGGGCGCCACGATCACCGACGACCACTTCCTGCTCTACTTCAACGCCGACGGCCCGGCGCAGGTCACCCTGCCGCCGGAGGAGTACGCCGCCGCGTGGGACGTGGTGATCGACACCAGCGGCGACGCCGACGCCGGCCCGACGCTGAAGGCGGGCGGCACGTTCGACCTCGACACGCACTGCGTCGTGGTGCTCCGCGAGCACTCCGACGAGGAGAGCAGCTCCGACCACTCGGTGGCGGCATCACTGGCGGCCCGCTCGGGTACAGACGCCTCGTGA
- a CDS encoding FtsX-like permease family protein yields MIVLTVRVLRDRWHLLLGTFCAIAIGVALVHAGLGIASTVASASPPAGLSAAEQAAYEARLSGANTLNGLASILGVFLTIFVVRSTVDFAITERRRELALLRLAGLKRRQLRLLLLGEAALLGAAGALAGAVLGVVVAAVQVRIFVGMGVLPDDVHVEWSTAHLVADAAVGIGVAVAGARAASRRATRITPLEALQRRGAEGSAMTRSRWIWGTLGALVTLAQMAAAVAVGGILGPLLLALGIIITGSIAMSQLSPLLVPLLAWAIGPAVRDPLGRLALAKIRGDARRAAQVAAPLIVLVGLVVGLQGLLDTQTKAGELEITTLTRADLLVRTHGDPSRRVAAVDGVASADTEVQVPARVEITRGDAVRALRGTVLAVEPSRFGVVHPHPPRSGSTAALDAGHIVFGPGVEDARIAGRIRRITLTVGGRTRVLREAARTGEGLAAADCCYVARQAVPDRILAGSPSTVLVTLERGAAPDEVRSAIEALALGEVTSQEEEVAELTAAKADDNRAVMTALVGVGSVYALISLLSTLAIAITQRRSELAVDRLAGITRRQVVRVVLTETAAILLIGLVLGTVVSVAALVGLWVGTWRHLGSPAVAVPWQLLGGVSVTVALLAAGTATVAALVATRRPPVHDIATQE; encoded by the coding sequence ATGATCGTCCTCACAGTGCGGGTGCTCCGCGACCGCTGGCACCTCCTGCTGGGCACCTTCTGCGCCATCGCGATCGGCGTCGCGCTCGTCCATGCCGGGCTGGGCATCGCCAGCACCGTCGCGTCCGCGTCGCCACCGGCCGGCCTGTCCGCCGCGGAGCAGGCCGCCTACGAGGCGCGGCTCAGCGGCGCCAACACGCTCAACGGCCTGGCGAGCATCCTCGGCGTCTTCCTGACGATCTTCGTGGTGCGCTCCACCGTCGACTTCGCGATCACCGAACGACGACGAGAGCTCGCGCTGCTGCGGCTCGCCGGGCTCAAGCGGCGCCAGCTCCGGCTGCTGCTCCTCGGGGAGGCCGCCCTGCTCGGGGCGGCGGGTGCCCTGGCGGGGGCGGTCCTCGGCGTGGTCGTCGCTGCGGTCCAGGTCAGGATCTTCGTGGGCATGGGGGTCCTGCCCGACGACGTGCACGTGGAGTGGAGCACCGCCCACCTGGTCGCCGACGCGGCGGTCGGCATCGGAGTCGCGGTCGCGGGTGCGCGCGCGGCGAGCAGACGGGCCACCCGGATCACGCCGCTCGAGGCGCTGCAACGTCGCGGCGCCGAGGGCTCGGCGATGACGCGGTCCCGCTGGATCTGGGGCACGCTCGGCGCCCTCGTCACCCTCGCCCAGATGGCCGCGGCGGTGGCCGTGGGGGGCATCCTCGGCCCCCTCCTGCTCGCGCTGGGGATCATCATCACCGGCTCGATCGCCATGAGTCAGCTCAGCCCGCTGCTGGTCCCGCTCCTCGCCTGGGCCATCGGCCCGGCGGTCCGTGACCCGCTCGGCCGGCTCGCCCTCGCGAAGATCCGTGGCGACGCCCGCCGTGCCGCCCAGGTCGCCGCGCCCCTGATCGTCCTCGTCGGGCTCGTCGTGGGCCTCCAGGGCCTGCTCGACACCCAGACGAAGGCCGGCGAGCTCGAGATCACCACGCTCACCCGCGCGGACCTCCTCGTGCGCACCCACGGCGACCCGTCGCGGCGGGTCGCGGCCGTGGACGGCGTCGCCAGCGCCGACACGGAGGTCCAGGTCCCGGCGCGGGTCGAGATCACCCGGGGTGACGCCGTCCGCGCGCTCCGGGGGACGGTCCTGGCCGTCGAGCCCTCCCGGTTCGGCGTCGTCCATCCCCACCCTCCGCGCAGCGGCAGCACCGCTGCGCTCGATGCCGGTCACATCGTCTTCGGGCCGGGTGTGGAGGATGCCCGGATCGCCGGCCGCATCCGACGCATCACGCTCACCGTGGGCGGCCGGACCCGGGTCCTGCGGGAGGCCGCCCGCACGGGCGAGGGCCTGGCGGCCGCCGACTGCTGCTACGTCGCGCGACAGGCGGTCCCGGACCGGATCCTCGCCGGCTCGCCCTCGACCGTGCTCGTGACCCTCGAGCGCGGAGCTGCCCCCGACGAGGTCCGCAGCGCCATCGAGGCGCTCGCCCTGGGCGAGGTGACCAGCCAGGAGGAGGAGGTCGCGGAGCTCACGGCGGCGAAGGCCGACGACAACCGGGCGGTGATGACGGCCCTCGTCGGTGTGGGCAGCGTCTATGCGCTCATCAGCCTGTTGAGCACCCTCGCGATCGCCATCACCCAGCGTCGCTCCGAGCTCGCCGTGGACCGCCTCGCCGGCATCACCCGCCGGCAGGTCGTCCGGGTGGTCCTCACCGAGACGGCGGCCATCCTGCTCATCGGCCTCGTCCTCGGGACCGTGGTCTCCGTCGCCGCCCTGGTCGGGCTGTGGGTCGGGACGTGGCGCCACCTCGGGTCGCCGGCCGTCGCCGTTCCCTGGCAGCTGCTCGGCGGCGTGAGCGTCACCGTCGCCCTGCTGGCCGCGGGGACGGCGACGGTGGCCGCACTCGTCGCGACCAGGCGCCCTCCCGTCCATGACATCGCCACCCAGGAGTGA
- a CDS encoding ABC transporter ATP-binding protein: MNTSDVLTIRDVSRRFGTRDNVVHALRGVSLACAPGTWTTVMGPSGSGKSTLLQCAAGLDRPTEGQVALAGHDLSALDDDELTQLRRTTIGFIFQGFNLIPALTAEQNVTLPMRLAGRRVDTAAVRRVLADLGLGERATHRPRELSGGQQQRVAIARAVITRPAVLFADEPTGALDTASAATVLDLVRALVDRHDQTVLMVTHDPTVAARSDRVVFMRDGLVVDQASGETSAQIAARLGGLEQVR, translated from the coding sequence ATGAACACCTCAGACGTCCTCACGATCCGCGACGTGAGCCGTCGCTTCGGCACACGTGACAACGTCGTGCACGCGCTGCGGGGTGTCTCACTCGCCTGCGCCCCGGGCACGTGGACCACGGTCATGGGGCCGTCGGGATCGGGCAAGTCCACGCTCCTGCAGTGTGCGGCGGGACTCGACCGCCCCACCGAGGGACAGGTGGCCCTCGCCGGGCACGACCTGTCGGCGCTGGACGACGACGAGCTGACCCAGCTGCGGCGTACGACGATCGGGTTCATCTTCCAGGGCTTCAACCTCATCCCCGCGCTCACGGCCGAGCAGAACGTCACGCTGCCGATGCGCCTCGCCGGGCGCCGGGTGGACACGGCTGCCGTCCGCCGCGTGCTCGCCGACCTGGGGCTCGGCGAACGTGCCACCCACCGTCCGCGGGAGCTCTCCGGCGGCCAGCAGCAACGGGTGGCGATCGCGCGCGCGGTCATCACCCGGCCGGCCGTGCTGTTCGCCGACGAGCCGACCGGAGCACTCGACACCGCCTCGGCCGCCACCGTCCTCGACCTCGTGCGCGCCCTGGTCGACAGGCACGACCAGACGGTCCTGATGGTCACCCACGATCCGACGGTGGCCGCCCGTTCGGACCGCGTGGTGTTCATGCGCGACGGACTGGTGGTCGACCAGGCGAGCGGTGAGACGTCGGCGCAGATCGCGGCCCGTCTCGGCGGGCTGGAGCAGGTGCGATGA